A single region of the Marmota flaviventris isolate mMarFla1 chromosome 10, mMarFla1.hap1, whole genome shotgun sequence genome encodes:
- the Map7d1 gene encoding MAP7 domain-containing protein 1 isoform X7 encodes MESGPHAEPGPGAPPAMIARIPPEPRPSPEGDPSPPPPPPPMSALVPDTPPDTPPAMKNASSPKQLPVGPESPPGQVMPRPAPLQEEFPSSEAKSRGPTPPATGPQDARPSRRSSQPSPTAVPASDSPPTKQDVKKSGERHKLAKERREERAKYLAAKKAVWLEKEEKAKALREKQLQERRRRLEEQRLKAEQRRAALEERQRQKLEKNKERYEAAIQRSVKKTWAEIRQQRWSWAGALHHSSPGHKTNRSLQLSAWESSIVDRLMTPTLSFLARSRSAVTLPRNGRDQGRGSGSGRHPTRGRAGARLAPGPHPDRTHTSAAVPVCPRSASASPLTPPCSAPRSVHRCTPAGERGERRKPSAGGSPALVRRRPEASPVQKKEKKDKERENEKEKSALARERSLKKRQSLPATVRPRLSAGTTSELSSKSKARPSSPSWHRPASPCPSPGPGHTLPPKPPSPRGITASPKGRVRRKEEAKESPSTAGPEDKNQSKSRASDEKEPAAPASPAPSPVPSPTPAQPQKEQPTAEIPAGTAVLTSPPAPAPPVTPSKPMAGTTDREEATRLLAEKRRQAREQREREEQERKLQAERDKRMREEQLAREAEARAQREAEAQRREEQEAREKAQAEQEEQERLQKQKEEAEARSREEAERQRLEREKHFQREEQERQERRKRLEEIMKRTRKSEVAETKKQDRKEAKANNSDPDSVKVVEARPSGLQKEAVQKEEPAPQEPQWSLPSKELPGSLVNGLQPLPAHQENGFSPKGPSGDKSLGRTPEAILPFAEAEAFLKKAVVQPPQVTEVL; translated from the exons ATGGAGAGCGGCCCGCACGCGGAGCCGGGTCCCGGTGCACCCCCAG CTATGATAGCCAGAATCCCCCCAGAGCCAAGACCTTCTCCAGAAGGAGACCCTTCACCCCCACCACCGCCACCACCAATGTCAGCCCTGGTCCCAGACACTCCCCCGGACACCCCTCCTGCCATGAAGAATGCCTCTAGCCCTAAACAGCTCCCAGTGGGACCAGAGAGTCCACCAGGGCAGGTGATGCCTAGGCCAGCCCCCCTGCAAGAAGAATTCCCTTCTTCAGAAGCAAAAAGCAGGGGACCCACCCCACCAGCCACAGGCCCACAGGATGCCAGGCCTTCTCGAAGGAGCAGCCAGCCATCCCCAACTGCAGTGCCAGCCTCCGACAGCCCCCCCACCAAGCAAG ATGTAAAGAAGTCGGGAGAGAGACACAAGCTGGCAAAGGAGCGGCGAGAAGAGCGGGCCAAGTACCTGG CGGCCAAGAAGgcagtgtggctggagaaggaggagaaggccAAGGCCCTGCGGGAGAAGCAGCTCCAGGAGCGCCGTCGGCGGTTGGAGGAACAGCGACTTAAAGCTGAGCAACGCCGAGCTGCCCTGGAGGAGCGACAGCGGCAGAAGCTGGAGAAAAACAAG GAGCGCTATGAAGCAGCCATCCAGCGGTCAGTGAAGAAGACGTGGGCTGAAATCCGGCAGCAGCGCTGGTCCTGGGCAGGGGCCCTGCACCACAGCTCCCCAGGACATAAGACCA ATCGCAGCCTGCAGCTGAGTGCATGGGAGAGCAGCATAGTGGATCGTCTGATGACGCCCACCCTCTCTTTCCTGGCTCGGAGTCGCAGTGCGGTCACTTTGCCCCGCAACGGCCGTGACCAGGGTAGGGGCAGCGGCTCTGGGAGACACCCCACGAGGGGCCGGGCAGGGGCCCGCCTCGCGCCTGGGCCGCACCCCGACCGCACTCATACCTCCGCAGCCGTGCCCGTTTGCCCGCGCTCGGCCTCCGCCAGCCCCCTGACACCGCCGTGCAGCGCCCCCCGGAGCGTGCACCGCTGCACCCCGGCCGGGGAGCGCGGAGAGCGGCGCAAGCCCAGCGCCGGGGGCAGCCCCGCTCTGGTTCGCCGTCGGCCGGAGGCCTCTCCG GtgcagaaaaaggagaagaaggacaAGGAGAGGGAAAACGAGAAGGAAAAGAGTGCCCTGGCCCGGGAGCGCAGCCTCAAAAAGCGCCAGTCGCTACCTGCAACTGTGCGGCCACGTCTCTCTGCTGGCACCACCTCTGAGCTCAG CTCCAAGTCCAAGGCCCGGCCATCCTCTCCCTCCTGGCACAGGCctgcctccccctgccccagcccagggccaggaCACACTCTGCCCCCGAAACCACCGTCCCCCAGAGGCATCACCGCATCACCTAAGGGGAGGGTTCGGAGGAAGGAGGAGGCAAAGGAGAGCCCCAGCACAGCAGGGCCAGAGGACAAGAACCAGAGCAAGAGCAGGGCAAGTGATGAGAAGGAGCCAGCAGCTCCAGCCTCACCAGCACCCTCACCTGTGCCCTCGcccacccctgcccagccccagaAGGAGCAACCCACAGCAGAGATCCCTGCAG GTACTGCTGTCCTGACCTCACCCCCAGCGCCGGCTCCCCCAGTGACCCCTAGCAAACCCATGGCTGGCACCACAGACCGAGAAGAAGCCACTCGACTCCTGGCTGAGAAAAGGCGCCAGGCCCGGGAGCAGCGGGAGCGCGAGGAACAAGAACGGAAGCTGCAGGCAGAAAGGGACAA AAGAATGAGGGAGGAGCAGCTGGCGCGGGAGGCCGAGGCCCGGGCACAGCGAGAGGCCGAGGCCCAGAGGCGGGAGGAGCAGGAGGCCCGAGAGAAGGCGCAGGCGGAGCAGGAGGAGCAAGAGCGGCTGCAGAAGCAG AAAGAGGAGGCCGAAGCCCGGTCCCGGGAAGAAGCAGAAAGGCAGCGTCTGGAGCGGGAAAAGCACTTCCAGCGAGAGGAACAGGAGAGGCAAGAGCGCAGAAAG CGTCTGGAGGAGATAATGAAGAGGACTCGGAAGTCAGAAGTTGCTGAAACCAAG AAACAGGACAGAAAGGAGGCAAAAGCCAACAATTCTGACCCAG ATTCTGTGAAAGTTGTAGAGGCTCGACCCTCAGGGTTGCAGAAGGAAGCTGTGCAGAAAGAGGAGCCAGCTCCCCAGGAGCCACAGTGGAG CCTGCCAAGCAAGGAGCTACCTGGGTCCCTGGTAAATGGCCTGCAGCCTCTTCCAGCACACCAAGAGAATGGCTTCTCCCCCAAGGGACCTTCTGGGGACAAGAGTCTGGGTCGAACACCAGAGGCAATCCTGCCCTTTGCAGAAGCAGAAGCCTTCCTCAAGAAAGCTGTGGTGCAGCCTCCACAGGTCACAG AAGTCCTTTAA
- the Map7d1 gene encoding MAP7 domain-containing protein 1 isoform X3, with protein sequence MIARIPPEPRPSPEGDPSPPPPPPPMSALVPDTPPDTPPAMKNASSPKQLPVGPESPPGQVMPRPAPLQEEFPSSEAKSRGPTPPATGPQDARPSRRSSQPSPTAVPASDSPPTKQDVKKSGERHKLAKERREERAKYLAAKKAVWLEKEEKAKALREKQLQERRRRLEEQRLKAEQRRAALEERQRQKLEKNKERYEAAIQRSVKKTWAEIRQQRWSWAGALHHSSPGHKTSGSRCSVSAVNLPKHVDSIINKRLSKSSATLWNSPSRNRSLQLSAWESSIVDRLMTPTLSFLARSRSAVTLPRNGRDQGRGSGSGRHPTRGRAGARLAPGPHPDRTHTSAAVPVCPRSASASPLTPPCSAPRSVHRCTPAGERGERRKPSAGGSPALVRRRPEASPVQKKEKKDKERENEKEKSALARERSLKKRQSLPATVRPRLSAGTTSELSSKSKARPSSPSWHRPASPCPSPGPGHTLPPKPPSPRGITASPKGRVRRKEEAKESPSTAGPEDKNQSKSRASDEKEPAAPASPAPSPVPSPTPAQPQKEQPTAEIPAGTAVLTSPPAPAPPVTPSKPMAGTTDREEATRLLAEKRRQAREQREREEQERKLQAERDKRMREEQLAREAEARAQREAEAQRREEQEAREKAQAEQEEQERLQKQKEEAEARSREEAERQRLEREKHFQREEQERQERRKRLEEIMKRTRKSEVAETKQKQDRKEAKANNSDPDSVKVVEARPSGLQKEAVQKEEPAPQEPQWSLPSKELPGSLVNGLQPLPAHQENGFSPKGPSGDKSLGRTPEAILPFAEAEAFLKKAVVQPPQVTEVL encoded by the exons ATGATAGCCAGAATCCCCCCAGAGCCAAGACCTTCTCCAGAAGGAGACCCTTCACCCCCACCACCGCCACCACCAATGTCAGCCCTGGTCCCAGACACTCCCCCGGACACCCCTCCTGCCATGAAGAATGCCTCTAGCCCTAAACAGCTCCCAGTGGGACCAGAGAGTCCACCAGGGCAGGTGATGCCTAGGCCAGCCCCCCTGCAAGAAGAATTCCCTTCTTCAGAAGCAAAAAGCAGGGGACCCACCCCACCAGCCACAGGCCCACAGGATGCCAGGCCTTCTCGAAGGAGCAGCCAGCCATCCCCAACTGCAGTGCCAGCCTCCGACAGCCCCCCCACCAAGCAAG ATGTAAAGAAGTCGGGAGAGAGACACAAGCTGGCAAAGGAGCGGCGAGAAGAGCGGGCCAAGTACCTGG CGGCCAAGAAGgcagtgtggctggagaaggaggagaaggccAAGGCCCTGCGGGAGAAGCAGCTCCAGGAGCGCCGTCGGCGGTTGGAGGAACAGCGACTTAAAGCTGAGCAACGCCGAGCTGCCCTGGAGGAGCGACAGCGGCAGAAGCTGGAGAAAAACAAG GAGCGCTATGAAGCAGCCATCCAGCGGTCAGTGAAGAAGACGTGGGCTGAAATCCGGCAGCAGCGCTGGTCCTGGGCAGGGGCCCTGCACCACAGCTCCCCAGGACATAAGACCA gtgggagcaGGTGCTCCGTGTCGGCAGTAAACCTGCCCAAACACGTGGACTCTATAATCAACAAGCGGCTCTCAAAGTCCTCTGCCACGCTCTGGAACTCCCCCAGTAGAA ATCGCAGCCTGCAGCTGAGTGCATGGGAGAGCAGCATAGTGGATCGTCTGATGACGCCCACCCTCTCTTTCCTGGCTCGGAGTCGCAGTGCGGTCACTTTGCCCCGCAACGGCCGTGACCAGGGTAGGGGCAGCGGCTCTGGGAGACACCCCACGAGGGGCCGGGCAGGGGCCCGCCTCGCGCCTGGGCCGCACCCCGACCGCACTCATACCTCCGCAGCCGTGCCCGTTTGCCCGCGCTCGGCCTCCGCCAGCCCCCTGACACCGCCGTGCAGCGCCCCCCGGAGCGTGCACCGCTGCACCCCGGCCGGGGAGCGCGGAGAGCGGCGCAAGCCCAGCGCCGGGGGCAGCCCCGCTCTGGTTCGCCGTCGGCCGGAGGCCTCTCCG GtgcagaaaaaggagaagaaggacaAGGAGAGGGAAAACGAGAAGGAAAAGAGTGCCCTGGCCCGGGAGCGCAGCCTCAAAAAGCGCCAGTCGCTACCTGCAACTGTGCGGCCACGTCTCTCTGCTGGCACCACCTCTGAGCTCAG CTCCAAGTCCAAGGCCCGGCCATCCTCTCCCTCCTGGCACAGGCctgcctccccctgccccagcccagggccaggaCACACTCTGCCCCCGAAACCACCGTCCCCCAGAGGCATCACCGCATCACCTAAGGGGAGGGTTCGGAGGAAGGAGGAGGCAAAGGAGAGCCCCAGCACAGCAGGGCCAGAGGACAAGAACCAGAGCAAGAGCAGGGCAAGTGATGAGAAGGAGCCAGCAGCTCCAGCCTCACCAGCACCCTCACCTGTGCCCTCGcccacccctgcccagccccagaAGGAGCAACCCACAGCAGAGATCCCTGCAG GTACTGCTGTCCTGACCTCACCCCCAGCGCCGGCTCCCCCAGTGACCCCTAGCAAACCCATGGCTGGCACCACAGACCGAGAAGAAGCCACTCGACTCCTGGCTGAGAAAAGGCGCCAGGCCCGGGAGCAGCGGGAGCGCGAGGAACAAGAACGGAAGCTGCAGGCAGAAAGGGACAA AAGAATGAGGGAGGAGCAGCTGGCGCGGGAGGCCGAGGCCCGGGCACAGCGAGAGGCCGAGGCCCAGAGGCGGGAGGAGCAGGAGGCCCGAGAGAAGGCGCAGGCGGAGCAGGAGGAGCAAGAGCGGCTGCAGAAGCAG AAAGAGGAGGCCGAAGCCCGGTCCCGGGAAGAAGCAGAAAGGCAGCGTCTGGAGCGGGAAAAGCACTTCCAGCGAGAGGAACAGGAGAGGCAAGAGCGCAGAAAG CGTCTGGAGGAGATAATGAAGAGGACTCGGAAGTCAGAAGTTGCTGAAACCAAG CAGAAACAGGACAGAAAGGAGGCAAAAGCCAACAATTCTGACCCAG ATTCTGTGAAAGTTGTAGAGGCTCGACCCTCAGGGTTGCAGAAGGAAGCTGTGCAGAAAGAGGAGCCAGCTCCCCAGGAGCCACAGTGGAG CCTGCCAAGCAAGGAGCTACCTGGGTCCCTGGTAAATGGCCTGCAGCCTCTTCCAGCACACCAAGAGAATGGCTTCTCCCCCAAGGGACCTTCTGGGGACAAGAGTCTGGGTCGAACACCAGAGGCAATCCTGCCCTTTGCAGAAGCAGAAGCCTTCCTCAAGAAAGCTGTGGTGCAGCCTCCACAGGTCACAG AAGTCCTTTAA
- the Map7d1 gene encoding MAP7 domain-containing protein 1 isoform X5, with the protein MESGPHAEPGPGAPPAMIARIPPEPRPSPEGDPSPPPPPPPMSALVPDTPPDTPPAMKNASSPKQLPVGPESPPGQVMPRPAPLQEEFPSSEAKSRGPTPPATGPQDARPSRRSSQPSPTAVPASDSPPTKQDVKKSGERHKLAKERREERAKYLAAKKAVWLEKEEKAKALREKQLQERRRRLEEQRLKAEQRRAALEERQRQKLEKNKERYEAAIQRSVKKTWAEIRQQRWSWAGALHHSSPGHKTSGSRCSVSAVNLPKHVDSIINKRLSKSSATLWNSPSRNRSLQLSAWESSIVDRLMTPTLSFLARSRSAVTLPRNGRDQAVPVCPRSASASPLTPPCSAPRSVHRCTPAGERGERRKPSAGGSPALVRRRPEASPVQKKEKKDKERENEKEKSALARERSLKKRQSLPATVRPRLSAGTTSELSSKSKARPSSPSWHRPASPCPSPGPGHTLPPKPPSPRGITASPKGRVRRKEEAKESPSTAGPEDKNQSKSRASDEKEPAAPASPAPSPVPSPTPAQPQKEQPTAEIPAGTAVLTSPPAPAPPVTPSKPMAGTTDREEATRLLAEKRRQAREQREREEQERKLQAERDKRMREEQLAREAEARAQREAEAQRREEQEAREKAQAEQEEQERLQKQKEEAEARSREEAERQRLEREKHFQREEQERQERRKRLEEIMKRTRKSEVAETKKQDRKEAKANNSDPDSVKVVEARPSGLQKEAVQKEEPAPQEPQWSLPSKELPGSLVNGLQPLPAHQENGFSPKGPSGDKSLGRTPEAILPFAEAEAFLKKAVVQPPQVTEVL; encoded by the exons ATGGAGAGCGGCCCGCACGCGGAGCCGGGTCCCGGTGCACCCCCAG CTATGATAGCCAGAATCCCCCCAGAGCCAAGACCTTCTCCAGAAGGAGACCCTTCACCCCCACCACCGCCACCACCAATGTCAGCCCTGGTCCCAGACACTCCCCCGGACACCCCTCCTGCCATGAAGAATGCCTCTAGCCCTAAACAGCTCCCAGTGGGACCAGAGAGTCCACCAGGGCAGGTGATGCCTAGGCCAGCCCCCCTGCAAGAAGAATTCCCTTCTTCAGAAGCAAAAAGCAGGGGACCCACCCCACCAGCCACAGGCCCACAGGATGCCAGGCCTTCTCGAAGGAGCAGCCAGCCATCCCCAACTGCAGTGCCAGCCTCCGACAGCCCCCCCACCAAGCAAG ATGTAAAGAAGTCGGGAGAGAGACACAAGCTGGCAAAGGAGCGGCGAGAAGAGCGGGCCAAGTACCTGG CGGCCAAGAAGgcagtgtggctggagaaggaggagaaggccAAGGCCCTGCGGGAGAAGCAGCTCCAGGAGCGCCGTCGGCGGTTGGAGGAACAGCGACTTAAAGCTGAGCAACGCCGAGCTGCCCTGGAGGAGCGACAGCGGCAGAAGCTGGAGAAAAACAAG GAGCGCTATGAAGCAGCCATCCAGCGGTCAGTGAAGAAGACGTGGGCTGAAATCCGGCAGCAGCGCTGGTCCTGGGCAGGGGCCCTGCACCACAGCTCCCCAGGACATAAGACCA gtgggagcaGGTGCTCCGTGTCGGCAGTAAACCTGCCCAAACACGTGGACTCTATAATCAACAAGCGGCTCTCAAAGTCCTCTGCCACGCTCTGGAACTCCCCCAGTAGAA ATCGCAGCCTGCAGCTGAGTGCATGGGAGAGCAGCATAGTGGATCGTCTGATGACGCCCACCCTCTCTTTCCTGGCTCGGAGTCGCAGTGCGGTCACTTTGCCCCGCAACGGCCGTGACCAGG CCGTGCCCGTTTGCCCGCGCTCGGCCTCCGCCAGCCCCCTGACACCGCCGTGCAGCGCCCCCCGGAGCGTGCACCGCTGCACCCCGGCCGGGGAGCGCGGAGAGCGGCGCAAGCCCAGCGCCGGGGGCAGCCCCGCTCTGGTTCGCCGTCGGCCGGAGGCCTCTCCG GtgcagaaaaaggagaagaaggacaAGGAGAGGGAAAACGAGAAGGAAAAGAGTGCCCTGGCCCGGGAGCGCAGCCTCAAAAAGCGCCAGTCGCTACCTGCAACTGTGCGGCCACGTCTCTCTGCTGGCACCACCTCTGAGCTCAG CTCCAAGTCCAAGGCCCGGCCATCCTCTCCCTCCTGGCACAGGCctgcctccccctgccccagcccagggccaggaCACACTCTGCCCCCGAAACCACCGTCCCCCAGAGGCATCACCGCATCACCTAAGGGGAGGGTTCGGAGGAAGGAGGAGGCAAAGGAGAGCCCCAGCACAGCAGGGCCAGAGGACAAGAACCAGAGCAAGAGCAGGGCAAGTGATGAGAAGGAGCCAGCAGCTCCAGCCTCACCAGCACCCTCACCTGTGCCCTCGcccacccctgcccagccccagaAGGAGCAACCCACAGCAGAGATCCCTGCAG GTACTGCTGTCCTGACCTCACCCCCAGCGCCGGCTCCCCCAGTGACCCCTAGCAAACCCATGGCTGGCACCACAGACCGAGAAGAAGCCACTCGACTCCTGGCTGAGAAAAGGCGCCAGGCCCGGGAGCAGCGGGAGCGCGAGGAACAAGAACGGAAGCTGCAGGCAGAAAGGGACAA AAGAATGAGGGAGGAGCAGCTGGCGCGGGAGGCCGAGGCCCGGGCACAGCGAGAGGCCGAGGCCCAGAGGCGGGAGGAGCAGGAGGCCCGAGAGAAGGCGCAGGCGGAGCAGGAGGAGCAAGAGCGGCTGCAGAAGCAG AAAGAGGAGGCCGAAGCCCGGTCCCGGGAAGAAGCAGAAAGGCAGCGTCTGGAGCGGGAAAAGCACTTCCAGCGAGAGGAACAGGAGAGGCAAGAGCGCAGAAAG CGTCTGGAGGAGATAATGAAGAGGACTCGGAAGTCAGAAGTTGCTGAAACCAAG AAACAGGACAGAAAGGAGGCAAAAGCCAACAATTCTGACCCAG ATTCTGTGAAAGTTGTAGAGGCTCGACCCTCAGGGTTGCAGAAGGAAGCTGTGCAGAAAGAGGAGCCAGCTCCCCAGGAGCCACAGTGGAG CCTGCCAAGCAAGGAGCTACCTGGGTCCCTGGTAAATGGCCTGCAGCCTCTTCCAGCACACCAAGAGAATGGCTTCTCCCCCAAGGGACCTTCTGGGGACAAGAGTCTGGGTCGAACACCAGAGGCAATCCTGCCCTTTGCAGAAGCAGAAGCCTTCCTCAAGAAAGCTGTGGTGCAGCCTCCACAGGTCACAG AAGTCCTTTAA
- the Map7d1 gene encoding MAP7 domain-containing protein 1 isoform X8, with amino-acid sequence MESGPHAEPGPGAPPAMIARIPPEPRPSPEGDPSPPPPPPPMSALVPDTPPDTPPAMKNASSPKQLPVGPESPPGQVMPRPAPLQEEFPSSEAKSRGPTPPATGPQDARPSRRSSQPSPTAVPASDSPPTKQDVKKSGERHKLAKERREERAKYLAAKKAVWLEKEEKAKALREKQLQERRRRLEEQRLKAEQRRAALEERQRQKLEKNKERYEAAIQRSVKKTWAEIRQQRWSWAGALHHSSPGHKTNRSLQLSAWESSIVDRLMTPTLSFLARSRSAVTLPRNGRDQAVPVCPRSASASPLTPPCSAPRSVHRCTPAGERGERRKPSAGGSPALVRRRPEASPVQKKEKKDKERENEKEKSALARERSLKKRQSLPATVRPRLSAGTTSELSSKSKARPSSPSWHRPASPCPSPGPGHTLPPKPPSPRGITASPKGRVRRKEEAKESPSTAGPEDKNQSKSRASDEKEPAAPASPAPSPVPSPTPAQPQKEQPTAEIPAGTAVLTSPPAPAPPVTPSKPMAGTTDREEATRLLAEKRRQAREQREREEQERKLQAERDKRMREEQLAREAEARAQREAEAQRREEQEAREKAQAEQEEQERLQKQKEEAEARSREEAERQRLEREKHFQREEQERQERRKRLEEIMKRTRKSEVAETKKQDRKEAKANNSDPDSVKVVEARPSGLQKEAVQKEEPAPQEPQWSLPSKELPGSLVNGLQPLPAHQENGFSPKGPSGDKSLGRTPEAILPFAEAEAFLKKAVVQPPQVTEVL; translated from the exons ATGGAGAGCGGCCCGCACGCGGAGCCGGGTCCCGGTGCACCCCCAG CTATGATAGCCAGAATCCCCCCAGAGCCAAGACCTTCTCCAGAAGGAGACCCTTCACCCCCACCACCGCCACCACCAATGTCAGCCCTGGTCCCAGACACTCCCCCGGACACCCCTCCTGCCATGAAGAATGCCTCTAGCCCTAAACAGCTCCCAGTGGGACCAGAGAGTCCACCAGGGCAGGTGATGCCTAGGCCAGCCCCCCTGCAAGAAGAATTCCCTTCTTCAGAAGCAAAAAGCAGGGGACCCACCCCACCAGCCACAGGCCCACAGGATGCCAGGCCTTCTCGAAGGAGCAGCCAGCCATCCCCAACTGCAGTGCCAGCCTCCGACAGCCCCCCCACCAAGCAAG ATGTAAAGAAGTCGGGAGAGAGACACAAGCTGGCAAAGGAGCGGCGAGAAGAGCGGGCCAAGTACCTGG CGGCCAAGAAGgcagtgtggctggagaaggaggagaaggccAAGGCCCTGCGGGAGAAGCAGCTCCAGGAGCGCCGTCGGCGGTTGGAGGAACAGCGACTTAAAGCTGAGCAACGCCGAGCTGCCCTGGAGGAGCGACAGCGGCAGAAGCTGGAGAAAAACAAG GAGCGCTATGAAGCAGCCATCCAGCGGTCAGTGAAGAAGACGTGGGCTGAAATCCGGCAGCAGCGCTGGTCCTGGGCAGGGGCCCTGCACCACAGCTCCCCAGGACATAAGACCA ATCGCAGCCTGCAGCTGAGTGCATGGGAGAGCAGCATAGTGGATCGTCTGATGACGCCCACCCTCTCTTTCCTGGCTCGGAGTCGCAGTGCGGTCACTTTGCCCCGCAACGGCCGTGACCAGG CCGTGCCCGTTTGCCCGCGCTCGGCCTCCGCCAGCCCCCTGACACCGCCGTGCAGCGCCCCCCGGAGCGTGCACCGCTGCACCCCGGCCGGGGAGCGCGGAGAGCGGCGCAAGCCCAGCGCCGGGGGCAGCCCCGCTCTGGTTCGCCGTCGGCCGGAGGCCTCTCCG GtgcagaaaaaggagaagaaggacaAGGAGAGGGAAAACGAGAAGGAAAAGAGTGCCCTGGCCCGGGAGCGCAGCCTCAAAAAGCGCCAGTCGCTACCTGCAACTGTGCGGCCACGTCTCTCTGCTGGCACCACCTCTGAGCTCAG CTCCAAGTCCAAGGCCCGGCCATCCTCTCCCTCCTGGCACAGGCctgcctccccctgccccagcccagggccaggaCACACTCTGCCCCCGAAACCACCGTCCCCCAGAGGCATCACCGCATCACCTAAGGGGAGGGTTCGGAGGAAGGAGGAGGCAAAGGAGAGCCCCAGCACAGCAGGGCCAGAGGACAAGAACCAGAGCAAGAGCAGGGCAAGTGATGAGAAGGAGCCAGCAGCTCCAGCCTCACCAGCACCCTCACCTGTGCCCTCGcccacccctgcccagccccagaAGGAGCAACCCACAGCAGAGATCCCTGCAG GTACTGCTGTCCTGACCTCACCCCCAGCGCCGGCTCCCCCAGTGACCCCTAGCAAACCCATGGCTGGCACCACAGACCGAGAAGAAGCCACTCGACTCCTGGCTGAGAAAAGGCGCCAGGCCCGGGAGCAGCGGGAGCGCGAGGAACAAGAACGGAAGCTGCAGGCAGAAAGGGACAA AAGAATGAGGGAGGAGCAGCTGGCGCGGGAGGCCGAGGCCCGGGCACAGCGAGAGGCCGAGGCCCAGAGGCGGGAGGAGCAGGAGGCCCGAGAGAAGGCGCAGGCGGAGCAGGAGGAGCAAGAGCGGCTGCAGAAGCAG AAAGAGGAGGCCGAAGCCCGGTCCCGGGAAGAAGCAGAAAGGCAGCGTCTGGAGCGGGAAAAGCACTTCCAGCGAGAGGAACAGGAGAGGCAAGAGCGCAGAAAG CGTCTGGAGGAGATAATGAAGAGGACTCGGAAGTCAGAAGTTGCTGAAACCAAG AAACAGGACAGAAAGGAGGCAAAAGCCAACAATTCTGACCCAG ATTCTGTGAAAGTTGTAGAGGCTCGACCCTCAGGGTTGCAGAAGGAAGCTGTGCAGAAAGAGGAGCCAGCTCCCCAGGAGCCACAGTGGAG CCTGCCAAGCAAGGAGCTACCTGGGTCCCTGGTAAATGGCCTGCAGCCTCTTCCAGCACACCAAGAGAATGGCTTCTCCCCCAAGGGACCTTCTGGGGACAAGAGTCTGGGTCGAACACCAGAGGCAATCCTGCCCTTTGCAGAAGCAGAAGCCTTCCTCAAGAAAGCTGTGGTGCAGCCTCCACAGGTCACAG AAGTCCTTTAA